One genomic segment of Chloroflexota bacterium includes these proteins:
- a CDS encoding MMPL family transporter — protein MTRFERLGRAVHRHRRAVIVAWGLVIAAALPFAPQVGGALRAGGFTLDTLEASRARAILGETLHVPPSALVVVFHSADLTAGTPAFERSVASAMARVPAAAHVTSVLSHLTAPRQVSRDGHTAYDVVLLDLSPDASPLALGTVGPALGPAPGLSVSLAGGPAFYGDVQTVSESDLRRSELISLPLAGLTLILVFGSLVAAAVPLAVGGAAVIVALAIIFALASAIPMSIFVLNLATLLGLGLGVDYSLLLTSRFREELAARTGWRRMAPGPERETARDAAIEEAIRVTVATGGRAVFFSGLTVLLGLIGLVLFQFMILRSVGIAGAVVVGVAVLAALTLLPAILGTLGPRIDALAVRRVTVAADGEGPWARLARRVMRHPVAVLVPTLAALLVLAAPFSQVRFNAPDATILPPSVPSRASYDLLASQFGEGEFAPLMLAIRTTGPATSAGNIAALYDYSRRLAADPRVSRVVGLVNVDPRLTLAQYELLYTAPTGPPDRFVQATLAATTAGDFTAFTVYTPYGPNADAARALVRDLRAPSGPLAAPPGATVLVGGGAADVQDVVSEVAAEFPRTGIFILVTTYLVLFVLLRSVILPLKALVMNALSIGASFGALVWIFQEGNLSAILGFQPLGFVETTQPVILFCVLFGLSMDYEVFLLTRMKETWDRTGDNTEAVARGLERSGRIVTSAAAVVVVVAGSFAFADIVLIKALGVGMAIAVALDATVVRALLVPATMRLLGHWNWWIPRRLERWLARRLAFGEADAGITPR, from the coding sequence ATGACGCGCTTCGAGCGCCTCGGGCGGGCCGTCCATCGCCATCGGCGCGCCGTCATCGTCGCCTGGGGCCTGGTCATCGCGGCAGCCCTCCCGTTCGCCCCGCAGGTCGGTGGCGCGCTTCGGGCCGGCGGCTTCACCCTCGACACGCTCGAGGCGTCGCGAGCGAGAGCGATCCTCGGCGAAACGCTCCATGTCCCGCCGTCGGCGCTCGTCGTCGTCTTCCATTCGGCCGATCTCACGGCCGGTACGCCTGCCTTCGAGCGCTCCGTCGCGTCGGCGATGGCCCGAGTCCCGGCCGCGGCCCACGTCACGAGCGTCCTCTCTCACCTGACCGCGCCGCGCCAGGTGAGCCGGGACGGTCACACGGCGTACGACGTGGTCCTCCTCGATCTCTCGCCGGACGCCTCGCCCCTTGCGCTCGGCACGGTCGGCCCGGCTCTGGGACCCGCTCCGGGCCTGTCCGTCTCACTCGCCGGAGGTCCCGCGTTCTACGGCGACGTCCAGACGGTCTCCGAATCCGACCTTCGACGGAGCGAGCTCATCTCGCTGCCCCTCGCCGGACTCACCCTCATCCTCGTCTTCGGCAGCCTCGTCGCGGCCGCCGTCCCGCTCGCCGTCGGCGGCGCGGCGGTGATCGTGGCCCTGGCGATCATCTTCGCGCTCGCGAGCGCGATTCCGATGAGCATCTTCGTCCTCAATCTGGCGACCCTCCTCGGCCTCGGCCTGGGTGTGGACTACTCGCTCCTCCTGACGAGCCGCTTCCGCGAGGAGCTCGCGGCGCGCACCGGATGGAGGCGGATGGCGCCGGGGCCGGAGCGAGAGACCGCCCGCGACGCCGCGATCGAGGAGGCGATCCGGGTCACCGTCGCCACGGGCGGACGGGCCGTCTTCTTCTCGGGCCTCACCGTCCTCCTCGGCCTCATCGGGCTCGTCCTGTTCCAGTTCATGATCCTGCGGTCCGTCGGCATCGCCGGTGCCGTCGTGGTGGGCGTCGCCGTCCTCGCCGCCCTCACGCTCCTGCCGGCGATCCTCGGCACCCTCGGCCCGCGCATCGATGCCCTGGCGGTGCGCCGCGTCACGGTCGCCGCCGACGGCGAGGGACCATGGGCGCGGCTCGCTCGCCGGGTCATGCGCCACCCGGTCGCCGTCCTCGTCCCGACCCTCGCCGCCCTCCTCGTCCTCGCCGCCCCATTCAGCCAGGTGCGCTTCAACGCACCAGACGCGACGATCCTGCCGCCGTCCGTGCCGTCACGCGCGTCGTACGACCTCCTCGCGAGCCAGTTCGGCGAGGGCGAGTTCGCCCCGCTCATGCTCGCGATCCGGACGACCGGCCCGGCGACGTCGGCGGGGAACATCGCCGCGCTCTACGACTACTCGCGCCGGCTGGCCGCCGATCCGCGGGTGAGCCGGGTCGTCGGTCTCGTCAACGTCGACCCGCGGCTCACGCTCGCCCAGTACGAGCTCCTCTATACCGCGCCGACCGGCCCGCCCGACCGCTTCGTCCAGGCGACGCTGGCCGCGACGACCGCGGGCGATTTCACCGCCTTCACCGTCTACACGCCGTACGGCCCGAACGCGGACGCCGCGAGAGCGCTCGTCCGCGACCTCCGCGCACCGAGCGGCCCGCTCGCCGCTCCACCCGGAGCGACGGTCCTCGTGGGTGGCGGAGCGGCGGACGTCCAGGACGTCGTCTCGGAGGTCGCCGCCGAGTTCCCGCGGACCGGCATCTTCATCCTCGTGACGACCTACCTGGTCCTGTTCGTCCTCCTCCGGTCGGTGATCCTCCCGCTCAAGGCACTCGTCATGAACGCCCTGTCCATCGGCGCGAGCTTCGGGGCCCTCGTCTGGATCTTCCAGGAGGGGAACCTCTCGGCGATCCTCGGCTTCCAGCCGCTCGGCTTCGTCGAGACGACCCAGCCGGTGATCCTCTTCTGCGTCCTGTTCGGCCTGTCGATGGACTACGAGGTCTTCCTCCTGACGCGGATGAAGGAGACCTGGGACCGCACGGGCGACAACACGGAGGCGGTCGCCCGGGGCCTCGAACGGAGCGGCCGGATCGTCACCTCCGCCGCGGCGGTCGTCGTCGTGGTCGCGGGATCGTTCGCCTTCGCCGACATCGTCCTCATCAAGGCCCTCGGCGTCGGCATGGCGATCGCGGTGGCCCTCGACGCGACCGTCGTCCGGGCACTCCTCGTGCCGGCCACGATGCGACTCCTCGGGCACTGGAACTGGTGGATCCCGCGCCGCCTCGAACGGTGGCTCGCCCGACGCCTCGCCTTCGGCGAGGCGGACGCCGGGATCACGCCGCGATGA
- a CDS encoding Rrf2 family transcriptional regulator: MRLELTHRGDYAIRAMIALARVPDGERRSVRRIAEEMDIPVAFLPQVMRDLVAADLVAGATGRSGGYRLARSSSTISILSIVESIEGDARRTTCVLRGGPCGQDGHCDVHEVFFAAQAALLERLGVAMLADVVTGRSIAPG, translated from the coding sequence GTGCGACTGGAGCTGACCCATCGGGGCGACTACGCGATCCGGGCGATGATCGCCCTCGCCCGCGTCCCGGACGGCGAGCGCCGATCCGTCCGCCGGATCGCCGAGGAGATGGACATCCCCGTCGCCTTCCTCCCGCAGGTCATGCGCGATCTCGTCGCCGCGGACCTCGTCGCGGGTGCGACCGGGCGGAGTGGCGGCTACCGGCTCGCACGGTCGTCATCGACCATCTCGATCCTCTCGATCGTCGAGTCGATCGAGGGCGATGCGCGGAGGACGACGTGCGTCCTCCGCGGCGGCCCATGCGGCCAGGACGGTCACTGCGACGTTCACGAGGTCTTCTTCGCGGCCCAGGCCGCCCTCCTTGAACGCCTGGGCGTGGCCATGCTCGCCGACGTCGTCACCGGCCGATCGATAGCGCCCGGATAG
- a CDS encoding multicopper oxidase domain-containing protein — protein MNGPARPRHAGRRIGGGIALFAAIALAGCSTAGATPTWTFPPASAGAAAAAASAAPAGTPSPGASGASSVSPSPATGTGGGGASVAAAPVADPNAPAYVLRDATAPALMTGTVHDIDMPIIEKDITVAKGFVVHAWTFGGTVPGPTIRVHLGDTVRIHLTNEGKMNHSIDFHASQTAWNRQMVDIAPGATFTYTFTADYAGVWMYHCGTAPALLHIANGMFGMVIVEPKGGLKPVDKEIALVQSEWYLGAQGQPADYAKANAAAAAPDFVVFNGVAFQYKDNPIDVPVKGRVRVFLLDAGPNLDSSFHVVGTIFDSVVKEGVALLRGNAGGWGSQAVDLSPAQGAIMEFSPQEPGLYVMVTHAFNLVGRGAMGIIQAGDGKPLP, from the coding sequence ATGAACGGACCGGCACGGCCGCGACACGCAGGACGCCGGATCGGCGGGGGCATCGCCCTGTTCGCCGCGATCGCTCTCGCCGGCTGTTCGACGGCCGGGGCGACACCCACATGGACCTTCCCCCCAGCCTCGGCTGGCGCCGCCGCCGCGGCCGCCTCGGCCGCTCCTGCCGGGACGCCATCGCCAGGCGCGAGCGGGGCGAGCTCGGTGAGCCCGAGCCCGGCGACCGGCACCGGCGGCGGAGGCGCGTCGGTTGCCGCCGCGCCCGTGGCCGACCCGAACGCCCCTGCCTACGTCCTCCGTGACGCGACCGCGCCGGCCCTCATGACCGGGACCGTCCACGATATCGACATGCCCATCATCGAGAAGGACATCACGGTTGCGAAGGGCTTCGTGGTCCACGCGTGGACGTTCGGCGGGACGGTCCCCGGGCCCACGATCCGCGTCCACCTCGGCGATACCGTCCGCATCCACCTGACGAACGAGGGGAAGATGAACCACTCGATCGACTTCCACGCGAGCCAGACCGCGTGGAACCGCCAGATGGTCGATATCGCCCCTGGAGCCACCTTCACCTACACCTTCACCGCTGACTACGCCGGCGTGTGGATGTATCACTGCGGCACCGCGCCGGCCCTCCTCCACATCGCGAACGGGATGTTCGGGATGGTCATCGTCGAGCCGAAGGGCGGCCTCAAGCCGGTCGACAAGGAGATCGCGCTCGTCCAGAGCGAGTGGTACCTCGGCGCCCAGGGCCAGCCCGCCGACTACGCGAAGGCGAACGCCGCCGCGGCGGCACCGGACTTCGTCGTGTTCAACGGCGTCGCGTTCCAATACAAGGACAACCCGATCGACGTCCCGGTGAAGGGTCGGGTGCGGGTCTTCCTCCTCGACGCGGGACCGAACCTCGACAGCTCGTTCCACGTCGTCGGGACGATCTTCGACTCGGTCGTCAAGGAGGGGGTCGCTCTCCTCAGGGGCAACGCCGGGGGCTGGGGCAGTCAGGCCGTCGACCTGTCGCCGGCCCAGGGCGCGATCATGGAGTTCAGTCCCCAGGAACCTGGCCTGTACGTGATGGTTACCCACGCCTTCAACCTCGTCGGCCGGGGAGCGATGGGGATCATCCAGGCGGGCGACGGGAAGCCACTGCCCTGA
- a CDS encoding vitamin K epoxide reductase family protein, whose protein sequence is MRERRSGAAMTVSAAIGLVVALYLAATKLAGEPPVCGPLRGCETVASSSYSAVAGIPVAVFGVAFSVALLALGAWWWRTGDRRALLATYGLALLGCFVVAALTYLELFVIHAICVYCVAYAVTVVAVLALAAREVRRGAEDS, encoded by the coding sequence GTGAGGGAACGACGCTCGGGGGCGGCGATGACCGTCTCCGCCGCGATCGGCCTCGTGGTGGCGCTCTACCTCGCAGCGACGAAGCTCGCCGGCGAGCCGCCCGTCTGCGGCCCGCTCCGCGGCTGCGAGACGGTCGCCTCGTCGTCGTACAGTGCGGTGGCCGGTATCCCGGTCGCGGTGTTCGGGGTCGCATTCTCCGTCGCCCTGCTCGCACTCGGCGCGTGGTGGTGGCGGACGGGCGATCGCCGTGCGCTCCTCGCGACGTACGGACTCGCCCTGCTCGGCTGCTTCGTCGTCGCGGCCCTCACGTATCTCGAGCTGTTCGTCATCCACGCGATCTGCGTCTATTGCGTGGCCTATGCGGTCACCGTCGTGGCCGTCCTCGCGCTCGCCGCACGGGAGGTCCGCCGGGGAGCGGAGGATTCATGA
- a CDS encoding thioredoxin domain-containing protein — protein MDQRTGETPSRRDRRERRLTERRAERDRARTRGRRSAWRSPTALVTIGAAAIGLVGIVMVIALSGNGSGAAVPSAAALVRPPSAIPAGLANDRSLGRAGAPVTIDVWTDFQCPYCGRFAQEIEPRLITDFVVPGTVRLVAHDLSFLGAGHTPDESNDAAVAARCAARQGRFWEYHDYLFWNQLGENVGSFTASRLLAMAQAVGLDTSAFQACTSDGTVAAAVAAETAAGAAKGVTSTPTLFVNGRMIVGVPSYDSLASAIRAAAAAAGSTAASPSPPTARPSPSVSSAA, from the coding sequence TTGGACCAGCGAACCGGAGAGACCCCGTCCCGTCGCGATCGTCGCGAGCGACGGCTCACCGAGCGCCGTGCCGAGCGCGATCGTGCCCGGACCCGGGGGCGTCGGTCGGCCTGGCGGTCGCCGACCGCTCTCGTGACCATCGGCGCGGCGGCGATCGGGCTCGTCGGCATCGTCATGGTGATCGCCCTGTCCGGGAACGGCTCGGGGGCCGCCGTGCCGTCCGCCGCGGCGCTCGTCCGCCCGCCGAGCGCGATCCCGGCCGGGCTCGCGAACGACCGGTCCCTCGGCCGCGCCGGCGCTCCGGTGACGATCGATGTCTGGACGGATTTCCAGTGTCCCTACTGCGGACGCTTCGCGCAGGAGATCGAGCCACGGCTCATCACCGACTTCGTCGTGCCGGGAACGGTCCGCCTCGTGGCCCACGACCTGTCCTTCCTCGGCGCCGGCCATACACCGGACGAATCGAACGACGCTGCGGTGGCCGCCCGCTGTGCGGCCCGGCAGGGGCGCTTCTGGGAGTACCACGACTACCTGTTCTGGAACCAGCTGGGCGAGAATGTCGGGTCGTTCACGGCGTCGCGGTTGCTCGCGATGGCGCAGGCCGTGGGGCTCGACACGTCCGCCTTCCAGGCATGCACCTCCGACGGGACCGTCGCCGCCGCGGTCGCGGCCGAGACCGCCGCCGGCGCGGCGAAGGGCGTGACCTCGACGCCGACGCTCTTCGTCAACGGTCGGATGATCGTCGGCGTTCCCTCGTACGACAGTCTCGCGTCGGCGATCCGCGCGGCGGCAGCGGCGGCCGGGTCCACGGCCGCAAGCCCGTCGCCGCCGACTGCTCGTCCGAGTCCGAGCGTATCCTCCGCTGCGTGA
- a CDS encoding transcriptional repressor has translation MNDPILRTLDAAGHRLTEPRRAVAELLDGRPGHFSAADLVADARLRRPGIGRATVFRALELFLALGVVERIDLPSGEHAYVVCEPAHHHHVVCTGCGRSTEIDDRGIRALTKKVAKRTGYEIGRHRVELFGLCPDCRAAG, from the coding sequence ATGAACGATCCGATCCTCAGGACGCTCGACGCCGCCGGACACCGGTTGACCGAGCCCAGGCGAGCCGTCGCGGAGCTGCTCGACGGACGGCCGGGGCACTTCAGCGCAGCCGACCTCGTCGCGGACGCCCGTCTCCGGCGACCCGGCATCGGCCGCGCGACCGTCTTCCGAGCGCTCGAGCTGTTCCTTGCGCTCGGAGTCGTCGAGCGGATCGACCTGCCGAGCGGCGAGCACGCCTATGTCGTCTGCGAGCCGGCCCACCACCACCATGTGGTCTGCACCGGCTGCGGACGAAGCACGGAGATCGATGATCGAGGCATCCGGGCGCTGACGAAGAAGGTCGCGAAACGGACCGGCTACGAGATCGGCCGCCACCGGGTGGAACTCTTCGGCCTCTGCCCGGATTGTCGCGCCGCCGGGTGA
- a CDS encoding zinc ABC transporter substrate-binding protein has protein sequence MSRHGPDGAFGGIALLAGLAVAASLMACGGGSATSPASGPSGAVTPVAVLGTENFYADLLGQIGGDRVRATSLLNDPNADPHAYESSPQAAAVVADAKLIIVNGLGYDDFMQKLLAASPRADRIVIDVQQLLGLSNGVNAHIWYDPGTMPKVAAAAGAALARLDPANAANFAAREQAYLAAMTPIGAKIAELKATYKGAPVAFTEPIAGYLAQAIGLQVLTPAGFQQAIENGTDPAPADVAAERDLLTGRQVRVLIFSSQVVTPLTQQIHDLAVANGIPVVGMAETLPSQYRTYQDWQLGQMGQLEQALAKGT, from the coding sequence GTGAGCCGTCACGGCCCGGACGGGGCGTTCGGCGGCATCGCGCTCCTCGCGGGCCTCGCCGTGGCCGCCTCGCTCATGGCCTGCGGCGGCGGGTCCGCGACGAGCCCGGCAAGCGGCCCGAGCGGGGCTGTGACCCCCGTCGCGGTCCTCGGGACGGAGAACTTCTACGCCGATCTTCTCGGCCAGATCGGCGGCGACCGGGTCCGAGCCACCAGCCTGCTCAACGATCCCAACGCGGACCCGCATGCCTATGAGTCGAGCCCGCAGGCCGCCGCGGTCGTCGCCGATGCGAAGCTCATCATCGTCAACGGCCTCGGCTATGACGATTTCATGCAGAAGCTGCTCGCCGCGTCTCCCAGGGCGGACCGGATCGTGATCGACGTGCAGCAGCTGCTTGGTCTGTCGAACGGCGTCAACGCCCACATCTGGTACGACCCGGGCACGATGCCGAAGGTCGCGGCGGCGGCGGGGGCCGCCCTGGCGAGGCTCGATCCGGCAAACGCCGCGAATTTCGCGGCCCGCGAGCAAGCCTATCTCGCCGCGATGACGCCGATCGGGGCGAAGATCGCCGAGCTGAAGGCGACATACAAAGGTGCGCCCGTCGCGTTCACGGAGCCGATCGCGGGATACCTGGCGCAGGCGATCGGGCTTCAGGTGCTGACGCCCGCCGGGTTCCAGCAGGCGATCGAGAACGGAACGGATCCGGCGCCCGCCGACGTCGCCGCCGAGCGCGACCTGTTGACGGGGCGACAGGTGCGCGTCCTCATCTTCAGCAGCCAGGTCGTCACGCCACTCACGCAACAGATCCACGACCTCGCGGTCGCCAACGGCATCCCGGTGGTCGGCATGGCCGAGACGCTGCCGTCGCAATACCGCACCTACCAGGACTGGCAGCTCGGTCAGATGGGACAACTCGAACAGGCCCTCGCGAAGGGCACCTGA
- a CDS encoding ABC transporter ATP-binding protein, translated as MAASAISFDHATLAYHGREVWRDLSLAFEEGAFVAVLGPNGSGKTSLLRVVLGLAGLSAGSVEVLGQPPRRGNPGIGYVPQGQVFDRDLPLRGSDLVRLGIDGHRWGIGRPDRAIVRRVADAIASVEAGAYADAPIGRLSGGEQQRLRIAQALVGDPQLLLCDEPLAHLDLRHQREITELIGGWHARSGRSVVFVTHDVNPVLGFVDQVLFVVNGRWAAGTPDEILTSERLTDLYGSHVDVLRVHGRILVVGEAFASGFELEEPHHLPRVDHDGDPSGGAR; from the coding sequence ATGGCCGCATCTGCCATCAGCTTCGATCACGCCACCCTCGCCTACCACGGGCGGGAGGTGTGGCGGGACCTGTCGCTGGCCTTCGAGGAAGGGGCCTTCGTGGCGGTCCTCGGTCCGAACGGATCGGGGAAGACCTCGCTGCTGCGGGTGGTGCTCGGCCTGGCCGGACTGAGCGCTGGGTCCGTCGAGGTCCTCGGGCAACCGCCACGGCGCGGCAATCCGGGCATCGGGTATGTCCCCCAGGGTCAGGTCTTCGATCGCGACCTGCCCCTCCGGGGAAGCGACCTCGTCCGGCTGGGGATCGACGGTCACCGCTGGGGGATCGGTCGGCCGGATCGAGCCATCGTCCGTCGGGTTGCCGACGCGATCGCGTCGGTCGAGGCGGGCGCATACGCCGACGCCCCGATCGGTCGCCTCTCCGGCGGCGAGCAGCAGCGCCTGCGGATCGCCCAGGCCCTGGTGGGAGACCCGCAGCTGCTCCTCTGCGACGAGCCGCTGGCGCATCTCGACCTGCGCCACCAGCGCGAGATCACCGAGCTCATCGGCGGCTGGCACGCACGATCCGGACGGTCGGTCGTCTTCGTGACTCACGACGTCAACCCGGTGCTCGGGTTCGTCGACCAGGTGCTGTTCGTCGTCAACGGGCGGTGGGCAGCGGGCACACCGGATGAGATCCTGACCTCGGAGCGCCTGACGGATCTGTACGGCTCGCACGTCGACGTGCTCCGGGTGCACGGACGGATCCTCGTCGTCGGCGAGGCCTTCGCCTCGGGGTTCGAGCTCGAGGAGCCCCACCACTTGCCGCGCGTCGACCACGACGGCGATCCATCCGGGGGCGCCCGATGA
- a CDS encoding metal ABC transporter permease, which translates to MIDQLVHLLGYDFVQHAIEAGVVIAIVSGVVSRFVVARNMAFAVHALAELGFTGSAGAILIGVSPVVGLLTGTVVTALFIGALGVRVRERDAVVGVVMAFGLGLGVLFLSLYSGFAGQAFAILFGTITGVSGGDVVLLLAIGAVTLLALALLYRPLTFATVDPEVAQARGVPVGLIAIVFLLIMAAAVAEAVQVVGVLLILTLLITPGATAERLTAVPGRATIASVGIALFSVLGGIVLALLTNVPVSVFVTSLSFACYLLGRFLVGPALMGRERSSGRSGQTARAV; encoded by the coding sequence ATGATCGACCAGCTCGTCCACCTGCTCGGCTACGACTTCGTCCAGCATGCGATCGAAGCGGGCGTGGTGATCGCGATCGTGTCCGGCGTCGTGAGCCGCTTCGTGGTGGCGCGCAACATGGCGTTCGCGGTCCACGCCCTTGCCGAACTCGGCTTCACCGGATCGGCTGGAGCGATCCTCATCGGGGTCTCGCCCGTCGTCGGCCTGCTCACCGGCACCGTGGTCACGGCGCTCTTCATCGGCGCGCTCGGGGTCCGCGTCCGCGAGCGCGATGCCGTCGTCGGTGTCGTCATGGCGTTCGGCCTGGGCCTCGGTGTCCTCTTCCTGTCGCTCTACTCCGGCTTCGCGGGGCAGGCGTTCGCCATCCTCTTCGGCACGATCACCGGCGTCAGCGGCGGCGATGTCGTCCTCCTGCTGGCGATCGGCGCGGTCACCCTGCTCGCCCTCGCATTGCTCTACCGCCCGCTGACGTTCGCGACCGTCGATCCGGAGGTCGCCCAGGCACGCGGCGTGCCGGTCGGCCTGATCGCGATCGTCTTCCTCCTCATCATGGCCGCCGCGGTCGCCGAGGCGGTGCAGGTCGTTGGCGTGCTGCTCATCCTGACCCTCCTCATCACGCCCGGCGCCACCGCCGAGCGTCTGACCGCCGTCCCGGGCCGGGCGACCATCGCCAGCGTGGGGATCGCCCTGTTCTCCGTGCTCGGCGGGATCGTGCTCGCCCTGCTGACGAACGTCCCGGTGAGCGTCTTCGTGACCTCACTGAGCTTCGCCTGCTACCTGCTCGGGCGGTTCCTCGTCGGTCCTGCGCTCATGGGCCGTGAGCGATCGTCGGGCCGATCCGGACAGACGGCCCGGGCGGTGTGA
- a CDS encoding ribokinase, producing MSGRVVVVGSVNVDLVIRGSRLPGPGETVNGGAFGRHHGGKGGNQAVASARLGAPTLFVGALGDDAFGSEARAALAAANVDVSRLATIPDAPTGVALILVDATGQNLISVAPGANDRLSPAMVVDAVRRLGPLAGDVVLVSREVPAAAVREALRAGRTAGARTILNPAPASDLEAADLDFVDILVPNAIELAATVVALGGRTALGGRTAGVDVAADARRVASEGRIREAVVVTLGADGAMAVPSAGGETIRIPVHPVRAIDTTGAGDAFCGALAAMLARGHPFGDAVGRAVVAASLSTRVAGARDGMPTSAELDAALAARGSGSG from the coding sequence GTGAGCGGGCGCGTCGTCGTCGTCGGCTCGGTCAACGTCGACCTCGTGATCCGCGGGTCGCGGCTGCCCGGTCCGGGCGAGACGGTCAACGGCGGAGCCTTCGGACGACATCACGGCGGCAAGGGCGGCAACCAGGCCGTCGCCTCCGCCCGGCTCGGAGCGCCGACACTCTTCGTCGGTGCGCTCGGGGACGATGCGTTCGGATCCGAGGCGCGCGCCGCCCTCGCCGCGGCGAACGTCGACGTCTCGCGACTCGCCACGATCCCGGACGCACCGACCGGCGTCGCGCTCATCCTCGTCGACGCGACGGGCCAGAACCTCATCAGCGTCGCCCCGGGAGCGAACGATCGGCTCTCGCCGGCGATGGTCGTCGACGCGGTCCGGCGGCTCGGTCCGCTCGCCGGCGATGTCGTCCTCGTGAGCCGGGAAGTACCGGCCGCTGCGGTACGCGAGGCGCTCCGCGCCGGACGGACGGCCGGAGCGCGGACGATCCTCAATCCCGCTCCGGCGTCCGATCTCGAGGCTGCCGACCTCGACTTCGTCGACATCCTCGTCCCGAACGCGATCGAGCTGGCGGCGACCGTGGTGGCCCTCGGCGGGCGGACGGCCCTCGGCGGGCGGACGGCCGGCGTGGACGTGGCCGCCGACGCGCGTCGGGTCGCGTCGGAGGGCCGGATCCGCGAGGCAGTCGTCGTGACCCTCGGCGCGGACGGGGCGATGGCCGTGCCGTCTGCCGGCGGAGAGACCATCCGGATCCCGGTCCACCCGGTTCGGGCGATCGACACGACCGGCGCCGGAGACGCGTTCTGCGGGGCGCTCGCCGCGATGCTCGCCCGCGGCCACCCGTTCGGCGACGCGGTCGGCAGGGCAGTCGTCGCCGCGAGCCTCTCGACCCGGGTGGCGGGTGCTCGCGACGGGATGCCGACGAGCGCCGAGCTCGACGCGGCACTTGCCGCGCGCGGGTCAGGGAGCGGCTGA
- a CDS encoding SDR family oxidoreductase, which translates to MTDDRERWALILGASSGMGEATARTLAAAGYRICGIHLDFRAALGRVEEIRTAIAAAGSEALFINMNAADDEKRAAALATLAERFERSRAQGRHPYVRTVMHSLAFGSLVPFIADDPKDAVDRKKMEMTQDVMANSLVYWVQDLVRGGFLEAGSRIFAMTSEGSSRVVPSYGVVSSAKAALESHIRQLAMELARRGTGITANAIQAGVTITPALMKIPEHDEIIRVALARNPTGRLTTPVDVANAIAALSADGLEFISGNIIRIDGAEFVTG; encoded by the coding sequence ATGACCGACGACCGCGAGCGCTGGGCCCTCATCCTCGGAGCGTCGTCCGGGATGGGCGAGGCGACGGCGCGAACCCTGGCGGCCGCCGGCTACCGGATCTGTGGCATCCATCTCGACTTCCGGGCCGCCCTCGGCCGTGTCGAGGAGATCAGGACGGCGATCGCCGCGGCGGGATCCGAAGCGTTGTTCATCAACATGAACGCTGCCGACGACGAGAAGCGCGCGGCGGCCCTGGCGACCCTCGCCGAGCGGTTCGAGCGGAGTCGCGCGCAGGGGCGGCATCCGTATGTCCGAACGGTCATGCACTCACTCGCCTTCGGCAGCCTCGTCCCGTTCATCGCCGACGATCCGAAGGACGCGGTCGACCGCAAGAAGATGGAGATGACCCAGGACGTCATGGCGAACAGCCTCGTCTACTGGGTCCAGGATCTCGTCCGCGGCGGCTTCCTCGAGGCCGGCAGCAGGATCTTCGCGATGACCTCGGAAGGGTCGAGCCGGGTCGTTCCTTCCTACGGCGTCGTGAGCTCGGCGAAGGCGGCCCTCGAATCGCACATCCGGCAGCTCGCCATGGAGCTCGCCCGCCGCGGGACGGGGATCACGGCGAACGCCATCCAGGCCGGCGTTACGATCACGCCGGCGCTCATGAAGATCCCCGAGCACGATGAGATCATCCGGGTCGCCCTGGCTCGCAATCCGACCGGCCGCCTCACCACGCCGGTGGACGTCGCGAATGCGATCGCGGCGCTCTCCGCGGACGGCCTCGAGTTCATCAGCGGAAACATCATCCGCATCGACGGCGCCGAGTTCGTCACCGGCTGA